Within the Alphaproteobacteria bacterium genome, the region GCTTCGTGACGCGTGGACCCGGCGCCACCAACGCGAGCGTTGGAGTCCATACTGCATTTCAGGATTCCACGCCGATGATCCTGTTCATCGGGCAAGTGTCGCGTGGTGACATGGAGCGGGAGGCGTTCCAGGAAATCGACTATCGCCGAATGTACGGCCAGCTCGCGAAATGGGTCGCGCAGATCGACGATCCCGGCCGCATACCGGAAATGGTGGCCCATGCTTTCGCGCTTGCGACCTCGGGGCGACCCGGCCCTGTCGTCCTCGCTTTGCCCGAGGATATGCTCCGCGAACCCGCCGCGGTCGCCGATGCCCAACATTACAAAAGCGTTCAGGCGCATCCGGGCGCGGACGACATGGCGAAGCTGCGGGACATGCTCGCCGCATCGAATCGGCCGATGCTGCTTCTGGGCGGCAGCACCTGGAATGCCCATGCGGTCGCCGACATCATGAACTTCGCGGACGCGAACAAACTTCCGGCGGCGACGTCCTTTCGCTGCCAGGACCGCTTCGACAACTTGCATCCCTGTTACGCGGGCGACCTCGGCATCGGCCCGAATCCAAAGCTGGCCGCGCGCGTTCAAGACGCGGATCTAATCATCGCAGCCGGACCTCGGCTCGGCGAAATGACGACCGGCGGCTATACGCTTTTCAATGTTCCGCGGCCGAAGCAGAAGCTTGTGCACGTTCACGTGGGGGCGGAAGAACTCGGGCGCGTCTATCAGGCGGATTTGCCCATCAACGCGGGAATGGCGCCCTTTGCCGCAGCGGCGAAGTCCTTGAAGCCCGTCGATTCGGCCGTCTGGGCGGCAAGTACCGAGACTGCGCACAAGGACTATCTTGAATACACGATGCCCGTTTCAAATCCCGGCGCTCTGCAGCTTGCCGAAATCGTCGCTTCCCTGCGTGACCAGCTTCCCCCGGACACGATTGTCACGAACGGTGCGGGCAATTATGCCGGTTGGGTCCATCGCTTCTGGCGCTTTCGTCGCTACGGCACGCAGCTTGCGCCCACGAACGGGTCGATGGGCTATGGCGTGCCCGCAGGCGTTGCGGCGGCAATTGCCTGTCCGGACCGTACCGTGCTCGCGTTTTCCGGCGACGGTTGCTTCCAGATGAATGGGCAGGAGCTCGGCACCGCGGTCCAATACGGCGCCAAGCCGATCTTTTTCGTCGTGAATAACGGGATGTACGGCACGATTCGCATGCACCAAGAGCGCGAGTATCCGAGCCGTGTCAGCGGAACCGACATCGTGAATCCCGATTTCGCCGCCCTGGCGCGAGCCTATGGCGCACACGGCGAGACGATCGGGCGGACCGAAGATTTCGCCGCTGCGATGGAGCGCGCGCAGAAATGCGG harbors:
- a CDS encoding thiamine pyrophosphate-binding protein, translated to MSERPTMRTGGQILVDQLKFHGVDTAYCVPGESYLAVLDALYDARSRIRLIVARQEGGAAYMADAYGKLTGRPGICFVTRGPGATNASVGVHTAFQDSTPMILFIGQVSRGDMEREAFQEIDYRRMYGQLAKWVAQIDDPGRIPEMVAHAFALATSGRPGPVVLALPEDMLREPAAVADAQHYKSVQAHPGADDMAKLRDMLAASNRPMLLLGGSTWNAHAVADIMNFADANKLPAATSFRCQDRFDNLHPCYAGDLGIGPNPKLAARVQDADLIIAAGPRLGEMTTGGYTLFNVPRPKQKLVHVHVGAEELGRVYQADLPINAGMAPFAAAAKSLKPVDSAVWAASTETAHKDYLEYTMPVSNPGALQLAEIVASLRDQLPPDTIVTNGAGNYAGWVHRFWRFRRYGTQLAPTNGSMGYGVPAGVAAAIACPDRTVLAFSGDGCFQMNGQELGTAVQYGAKPIFFVVNNGMYGTIRMHQEREYPSRVSGTDIVNPDFAALARAYGAHGETIGRTEDFAAAMERAQKCGRAALIELRLDAEAISTRTTLSKIRAASLAAKTKSN